From a single Xyrauchen texanus isolate HMW12.3.18 chromosome 26, RBS_HiC_50CHRs, whole genome shotgun sequence genomic region:
- the LOC127620391 gene encoding zinc finger BED domain-containing protein 4-like: protein MRSNTTPEPQMSTSGPSSTPVETQDSLWEHFDNRIRETQMIHNPTADATVEVKKYLSDVFLPRTHDPLTYWKERAVIFPHLYVLAKKYLCMPATSVPCERIFSKAGEIICKKSRLSPSTAEKLIFLNKNL, encoded by the exons atgcgttcaaacacaactcctg aaccacaaatgtcaacatcaggcccatcatcaacaccagttgaaacacaagacagtttatgggaacattttgacaatcgtatccgtgagacccagatgatacacaatcctacagctgatgccacagtggaagtgaaaaaatacctcagcgatgtgtttttgcccagaactcatgatcctctaacttactggaaagagagagcagtaatctttcctcatttgtatgtcctagctaaaaaatatctttgtatgccagcaacaagtgtcccttgtgagagaattttttcaaaggctggagaaattatctgtaaaaaaagtaggctgagtccttcaacagcagagaaattaatatttttgaataaaaatctataa
- the LOC127620084 gene encoding uncharacterized protein LOC127620084, which yields MGALVILLLTLLPGLFIADLTENLALRANAVQSSTGDPKGDAQHAVDGNRNTYYHQNSCTHSQSESDPWWRVDLTNNYNITKVTITHREDCCKWRILEAQIRVGNSLDKNGNNNELAATVATDTVTQTFEFKPINGRYVNIYLPGNQKILTLCEVEVFAEKENLNPTCVPRNLALGTKAVQSSTYNEIGDAQNAIDGKSNSNYMLRSCTHTQIENDPWWRVDLLEVYIVTKVTITNRGDCCEERIEGAQIRIGNSLENNGNNNELASTVSSIPPGGTKTFKFKPIKGRYVNIFLSGGNKILTLCEVQVFAD from the exons ATGGGCGCACTTGTGATTTTGTTGCTCACACTTTTGCCTGGGCTGTTTATAGCTGATTTGACag AGAATTTAGCTCTTCGGGCCAATGCTGTGCAGTCCTCCACGGGTGACCCAAAAGGAGATGCACAACATGCAGTAGATGGCAACAGAAACACATATTACCACCAGAACTCATGCACTCATAGTCAAAGTGAGAGTGATCCCTGGTGGAGAGTGGACCTCACAAATAACTACAATATAACCAAGGTTACTATCACTCATCGTGAAGACTGTTGCAAATGGCGAATATTAGAAGCTCAGATTCGTGTTGGTAACAGCCTGGACAAGAACGGAAATAACAATGAGCT GGCTGCAACTGTTGCCACAGATACTGTCACACAAACGTTTGAGTTTAAGCCTATTAATGGGCGATATGTCAACATTTATCTACCTGGGAACCAAAAGATCCTCACTCTGTGCGAAGTTGAGGTATTTGCAG AAAAGGAGAATTTAAATCCTACTTGTGTTCCAA gaAATCTTGCTCTTGGAACCAAAGCTGTCCAATCATCCACATATAATGAAATAGGAGATGCCCAAAATGCTATAGATGGTAAAAGTAATTCAAATTACATGCTTAGGTCATGCACTCACACTCAAATTGAGAATGATCCCTGGTGGAGGGTTGACTTGTTGGAGGTCTACATTGTAACCAAAGTTACCATCACTAATCGTGGAGACTGTTGTGAAGAGCGGATAGAAGGTGCTCAGATCCGTATTGGCAACAGTCTGGAAAATAATGGCAACAACAATGAGTT GGCTTCAACAGTTTCGTCCATCCCACCTGGAGGCACAAAAACATTTAAGTTTAAGCCTATTAAGGGGCGATATGTCAACATTTTTCTTTCAGGAGGGAATAAAATACTCACTCTGTGTGAGGTTCAGGTATTTGCAG ATTAA